One Leptolyngbyaceae cyanobacterium DNA window includes the following coding sequences:
- a CDS encoding GAF domain-containing protein: MLELMVNILSPHYYIPHGHCYLWQTPLVGLHLVSDALIALAYFSIPAMLIYFIYKRGDIPFSKVFALFGAFIILCGVGHLLDIWTLWHPDYWVSGIERALTALVSCYTALQLVELLPQFLALRSPDQLEAVNRKLEREVAERQKAEETLQMIVSGTASVTGEDFFAALVENLATALDVPYALMSQTIPHQALRTVAFWCVDRLGENFEYQLENNPCNKVVENGEIHCYPKDLQNLFPKSQILKDIGAESYLGVPLFDGNKTVIGNLCILGTKPFSSDDRAKAIMSVFAARAATELQRKWAEEEKRRTYEELEFRVEQRTSELVATNAALETEVQERIAAQVAMGLLAEQEKAINRVILRMRQSLDLESIFDATTAELRRTIFCDRAIIYRFSPDWSGTLVSESVAEGWEMLLPMRSKDPIITKVAIDKSDCIVTKLDNSERVIRDTYLKENQGGVYRQKNSYCCVGDVYQAGFNTCYLKLLEQFQARAYIIAPIFSGDRLWGLLAVYQNGTPRNWQEGEIGIVTQIGNQLGVAVQQAELFTRTQRQAEELKKAKETADAANLAKSEFLANMSHELRTPLNAILGFTQLMQRDSSLTCEHQRYVEIINQSGEHLLHLINDVLEMSKIEAGRIALHETEFDLHKLLYSLESMLQLKAQSKGIRLNFELAADVPPQIKTDENKLRQVLINLLGNAIKFTNQGSVTLRVKSQQSTPAGIGLLFEIEDTGAGIAPEEMSDLFQAFKQTRVGKESQEGTGLGLRISQKFVQLMGGEIIVESELGKGSCFAFQIQVSLVHATLKAESSDFKRALSIAPGQPNYRILVAEDVPANRILLVKLLSSLGFETREAENGQDAIAIWQQWHPHLIFMDMRMPVMNGYEATRKIKQFYQNNRDFPINFPLPTAPAIIALTASAFAEQRQQTLTSGCDDFVSKPFRREVILETLAKYLGVQYSFEETNNGAGANHQTQERSDRVLDAKDLEIMPSEWIAKLYQAAAEGDDTVSMKLIHQIPSQQSFLITALTNLVETYQFEQLMELAKPIPIGNA, translated from the coding sequence GTGCTGGAATTAATGGTAAATATCTTATCGCCACATTACTATATTCCACACGGGCATTGTTACCTTTGGCAAACTCCGTTAGTGGGATTGCACTTAGTTAGCGATGCGTTAATCGCGCTAGCATACTTCTCCATTCCGGCAATGTTGATTTATTTTATTTACAAACGAGGGGACATACCTTTTTCAAAAGTATTCGCCTTATTTGGTGCTTTTATTATTTTGTGCGGTGTAGGTCATTTGTTGGATATTTGGACGCTTTGGCATCCGGATTACTGGGTATCGGGAATCGAGCGGGCTTTGACTGCGTTGGTTTCTTGTTATACTGCGCTGCAACTAGTGGAGTTACTGCCACAATTTCTGGCTTTGCGATCGCCCGATCAACTAGAAGCGGTGAATCGAAAATTAGAACGAGAAGTTGCCGAACGACAAAAAGCCGAGGAAACTTTGCAAATGATCGTTTCTGGAACGGCGTCTGTGACGGGAGAAGATTTTTTTGCGGCTTTAGTGGAAAACTTAGCAACAGCGTTGGACGTGCCTTATGCGTTGATGTCCCAAACGATCCCGCACCAAGCTTTGCGTACTGTGGCTTTCTGGTGCGTCGATCGTTTGGGAGAAAACTTTGAATATCAATTGGAGAACAATCCTTGCAATAAAGTGGTGGAAAATGGAGAAATTCATTGCTATCCCAAAGATTTACAGAATTTATTTCCGAAAAGCCAAATATTAAAAGATATCGGTGCCGAGAGTTATCTAGGAGTGCCGTTATTCGATGGCAATAAAACAGTAATTGGTAATCTTTGTATTTTGGGGACTAAACCATTTTCGTCAGACGATCGCGCTAAAGCAATTATGAGTGTTTTTGCAGCCAGAGCAGCTACCGAACTGCAAAGAAAATGGGCGGAGGAAGAGAAACGCCGCACTTATGAAGAGTTGGAATTTCGAGTCGAGCAACGAACGAGCGAATTGGTGGCGACGAATGCGGCGCTGGAGACGGAAGTCCAAGAACGCATTGCGGCGCAAGTAGCGATGGGATTGCTAGCAGAACAGGAAAAAGCGATCAATCGAGTGATTCTGCGGATGCGCCAAAGCTTGGATTTGGAATCGATTTTCGATGCGACGACGGCGGAATTGCGGCGCACGATTTTTTGCGATCGGGCGATCATTTACCGCTTTAGTCCTGATTGGAGCGGAACTTTAGTTTCCGAGTCAGTGGCAGAAGGTTGGGAGATGTTGCTGCCGATGCGATCGAAAGATCCGATAATAACGAAAGTGGCGATCGATAAATCCGATTGTATCGTTACCAAGCTGGACAACTCAGAACGAGTAATTCGCGACACTTACCTCAAAGAAAATCAAGGTGGCGTTTATCGCCAAAAAAACAGTTATTGTTGCGTTGGCGATGTTTATCAAGCGGGATTTAATACTTGCTATTTAAAATTACTCGAACAATTTCAAGCACGAGCTTATATTATTGCACCGATCTTTTCTGGCGATCGACTCTGGGGTTTATTAGCAGTTTACCAAAATGGCACTCCCAGAAATTGGCAAGAAGGAGAAATCGGCATTGTCACTCAAATTGGCAATCAGTTAGGTGTAGCGGTGCAACAAGCAGAATTATTTACCCGCACCCAACGTCAGGCGGAAGAACTCAAAAAAGCCAAAGAAACCGCCGATGCCGCCAATCTTGCCAAGAGCGAATTTTTAGCAAATATGAGTCACGAATTGCGAACTCCGCTGAATGCTATTTTAGGTTTTACTCAGTTAATGCAGCGGGATTCTTCTCTCACTTGCGAACATCAAAGATATGTCGAAATCATCAATCAAAGTGGCGAACATTTGTTACATCTAATTAACGATGTGTTGGAAATGTCCAAGATCGAAGCGGGACGCATCGCATTGCACGAAACCGAATTCGATCTGCATAAATTGCTGTACAGTTTGGAATCGATGTTGCAATTAAAAGCTCAATCCAAAGGAATTCGACTGAATTTCGAGTTAGCTGCGGATGTGCCGCCACAGATTAAAACTGATGAAAACAAACTGCGTCAAGTATTAATTAACTTACTGGGTAATGCAATTAAGTTTACCAATCAAGGAAGCGTGACGCTGAGAGTTAAGAGTCAGCAATCAACACCAGCCGGGATTGGTTTGTTATTTGAAATTGAAGACACCGGGGCGGGAATTGCACCAGAAGAAATGAGCGATTTGTTTCAAGCATTTAAACAAACGCGAGTCGGAAAAGAATCACAAGAAGGAACTGGTTTGGGGTTGCGAATTAGTCAGAAATTCGTGCAACTGATGGGGGGTGAAATTATTGTGGAAAGCGAACTCGGCAAAGGCAGTTGTTTTGCATTTCAAATTCAGGTAAGTTTGGTACACGCGACACTGAAAGCCGAGTCATCTGATTTCAAGCGAGCGTTAAGTATTGCTCCCGGACAGCCTAACTATCGTATTCTGGTGGCAGAAGACGTACCCGCGAACCGGATATTGTTAGTGAAACTGTTGAGTAGTTTGGGATTCGAGACGAGGGAAGCGGAAAACGGGCAAGATGCGATCGCGATTTGGCAACAGTGGCATCCTCATCTGATATTTATGGATATGCGAATGCCGGTGATGAACGGGTACGAAGCAACCCGAAAAATTAAGCAATTTTATCAAAATAACCGAGATTTTCCGATAAATTTCCCTTTACCAACTGCTCCCGCGATTATTGCTTTGACCGCTAGTGCATTTGCAGAACAACGGCAACAAACTTTAACATCTGGATGCGATGATTTTGTCAGCAAGCCGTTTCGTCGGGAAGTAATTTTAGAAACTCTAGCCAAGTATTTAGGGGTGCAGTATTCTTTTGAAGAAACTAATAACGGTGCTGGGGCTAATCACCAAACTCAGGAGCGAAGCGATCGCGTTCTCGATGCAAAAGACTTGGAAATCATGCCATCAGAATGGATTGCTAAACTCTACCAAGCTGCTGCGGAAGGTGATGATACGGTTAGTATGAAACTCATCCATCAAATACCATCTCAACAATCCTTCCTAATTACAGCTTTGACTAATTTAGTGGAAACTTATCAATTTGAGCAGCTAATGGAACTCGCTAAACCAATTCCGATCGGAAATGCTTAA
- a CDS encoding AAA-like domain-containing protein encodes MVSSDGFSEQSALQKRRRGVILSSQGWQRLQAAEYLSAARDNAGNAYTLEQLSDRTGLSTKTLTKVRHRQKPVDQPTLTAYFQTFGLTLQTDDYITQEPDLDPSTSVLTGLLQTPLKGQLALDSPFYIYRSPSEKILLKEILQPGALVRIRAPRQFGKTSLIARGLAQAQENGFRTSVISLQLADSSVFDSLNQFLQWLCVMVTRTLGLPNYLENYWNPMFGSSYSCNDYFESYLLPADDNPILLVLDEVNVVFNYPKIATDFFGMLRAWYERSRHTTNGSEQWQKLRLAIVYSTDVFLPLNVHQSPFNVGLLITLSGFTPEQVQELALRYGLTPPDKYASELVKLIGGNPYLTQLALFHLSQQKLTLNQLLEGITTPENIFDSHLRQQLAYLEEHPELKEAMQQIVSTANGVELHPHKAFKLQGVGLISFQNQLAIPSCQLYRIYFSQILGK; translated from the coding sequence GTGGTTTCTTCTGATGGCTTTTCCGAACAATCAGCACTTCAAAAACGCAGAAGAGGCGTTATTCTTAGCTCTCAGGGCTGGCAACGCCTACAAGCTGCCGAGTATTTGTCAGCCGCACGGGACAATGCAGGTAACGCTTATACCCTAGAACAATTAAGCGATCGTACCGGACTCAGTACCAAAACCTTAACCAAAGTTCGCCACCGCCAAAAACCCGTCGATCAGCCCACATTAACAGCTTACTTCCAAACTTTTGGACTTACTCTACAAACCGATGACTACATTACCCAAGAACCAGACTTAGACCCATCAACGTCCGTATTAACTGGCTTGCTTCAGACGCCCCTCAAAGGACAGCTAGCCCTTGACTCCCCATTTTATATCTATCGATCGCCATCGGAAAAAATCTTGCTCAAAGAAATCCTTCAGCCCGGGGCGTTAGTTCGCATCCGCGCACCCCGACAATTTGGCAAAACCTCTCTAATCGCCAGAGGACTTGCGCAAGCTCAAGAAAATGGATTTCGCACCTCGGTAATCAGCTTGCAACTGGCAGACAGCAGCGTTTTTGATAGTTTAAATCAATTTCTCCAGTGGTTGTGCGTCATGGTAACTCGCACTCTCGGCTTACCCAACTACCTAGAAAACTATTGGAATCCCATGTTTGGCAGCAGCTATAGCTGTAATGATTACTTCGAGAGCTATTTGTTACCGGCTGATGACAATCCCATACTATTAGTCTTGGATGAAGTCAACGTAGTATTTAACTATCCCAAAATCGCCACAGACTTTTTTGGAATGCTCAGAGCTTGGTACGAGCGATCGCGTCACACCACCAATGGCAGCGAACAATGGCAAAAACTCCGACTCGCGATCGTTTATTCTACCGATGTATTCCTACCATTAAACGTACATCAATCACCTTTTAATGTCGGATTATTGATTACATTATCTGGATTTACTCCAGAGCAAGTACAAGAACTCGCCCTCCGCTACGGACTTACCCCCCCAGATAAATATGCCAGCGAACTAGTCAAACTAATAGGTGGCAATCCTTACCTAACTCAACTAGCACTCTTTCACTTAAGCCAACAAAAACTTACCTTAAACCAATTACTCGAAGGTATCACTACTCCGGAAAATATTTTCGACAGCCATTTAAGACAACAACTCGCCTACTTAGAAGAACATCCAGAGTTAAAAGAAGCCATGCAACAAATCGTTTCGACTGCCAACGGAGTCGAACTTCATCCCCACAAAGCTTTTAAACTGCAAGGAGTAGGATTAATTAGTTTTCAAAATCAATTGGCAATTCCCAGTTGTCAGTTATACCGAATTTATTTCTCTCAGATTCTAGGCAAGTAA